In Gimesia benthica, a single window of DNA contains:
- a CDS encoding alkaline phosphatase D family protein, which translates to MRFYCLCCLLFVFGCEQSKPTTPAPVVEQGEAAPIPDEQQAGDQHAEAHKGEPLAGMGVMVGELTPDSALVQVRLTETDKLVDRDVKGTSGVVRFTLQPVAAKGGAEIKDNPQTVEAVADHDFIARAAFTGLAPGTKYECKTEIGKTAEHLHAGPTAHFETLPGPTLAEPVKFVVVTGMNYAKFHGDDRIDKKQHLIENNTNLPQPYSGPDKHLGYPALETILKLKPLFFVGTGDNVYYDTPDNPRAKTIPEMRQKWHEQFIQPRYRDLFAEVPTYWEIDDHDYRIDDGDNTGDHHPTPQEGRDMMLEQLPVAPMGDKDAKTYRTHRVSKDLQIWLPENRMYRSPNAMEDGPEKSIWGKEQRAWLQKTLKESDATYKLLISPTPMIGPDDLRKTDNHCDIGGFRHERDDFFKWLKENGLDQQNFFIVCGDRHWQYHSVDPSGFEEFSSGALVDANSRLGRKPGDPKSTDAKGEIKQPYYQDPRSGGFLEVKVTPAGKEQPATLSFLFHDEKGKLLYQHDVPPKK; encoded by the coding sequence ATGAGATTCTACTGTCTGTGCTGTCTGTTATTTGTTTTCGGTTGTGAACAATCCAAACCTACGACACCGGCGCCGGTGGTCGAGCAGGGGGAAGCGGCTCCGATTCCCGATGAACAGCAGGCAGGCGATCAGCATGCCGAAGCGCACAAGGGAGAACCGCTGGCCGGGATGGGCGTTATGGTGGGAGAACTCACTCCAGACAGCGCACTGGTGCAGGTGCGTCTGACAGAGACTGATAAGCTGGTTGACAGGGATGTGAAAGGGACGTCGGGTGTGGTCCGCTTTACCCTGCAACCCGTCGCTGCTAAAGGGGGAGCGGAAATCAAAGACAATCCCCAGACAGTTGAAGCGGTCGCCGATCATGATTTTATCGCCCGGGCTGCTTTTACCGGACTGGCTCCCGGAACGAAATACGAATGTAAAACAGAGATTGGCAAGACTGCCGAACATCTGCATGCTGGACCGACGGCCCACTTTGAAACATTGCCCGGTCCGACCCTGGCAGAACCAGTGAAGTTCGTGGTAGTGACCGGCATGAACTATGCCAAATTTCATGGCGATGACCGAATCGATAAAAAGCAGCATCTGATCGAGAACAATACCAATCTTCCGCAGCCGTATTCCGGTCCCGATAAACACCTGGGATATCCCGCACTGGAGACGATTCTGAAGCTCAAACCGCTGTTCTTCGTCGGCACCGGGGATAACGTTTACTACGATACCCCCGATAATCCACGTGCGAAAACGATTCCCGAAATGCGACAGAAGTGGCACGAGCAGTTCATTCAACCCCGTTATCGCGATCTGTTCGCGGAGGTTCCGACTTACTGGGAGATTGACGACCACGATTACCGCATTGACGATGGCGACAATACCGGCGATCATCACCCGACTCCTCAGGAAGGGCGGGACATGATGCTCGAACAACTGCCGGTGGCTCCTATGGGGGATAAAGATGCGAAGACGTATCGTACGCATCGGGTGAGCAAGGATCTGCAAATCTGGCTGCCGGAAAACCGGATGTACCGCAGCCCGAATGCGATGGAAGATGGTCCGGAAAAATCGATCTGGGGCAAGGAGCAGAGAGCCTGGTTGCAGAAGACGCTCAAAGAGAGCGACGCGACTTATAAACTTCTGATTTCACCCACGCCGATGATCGGTCCTGATGATCTCCGTAAAACCGACAACCATTGTGATATTGGCGGCTTTCGTCATGAGCGGGATGATTTCTTCAAGTGGCTCAAGGAGAACGGCCTGGATCAGCAGAATTTCTTCATCGTCTGTGGCGATCGGCACTGGCAGTATCATTCGGTTGATCCCAGTGGTTTCGAAGAGTTTTCCTCGGGGGCTCTGGTCGATGCGAACTCACGACTGGGCCGCAAGCCCGGCGATCCAAAGTCGACCGATGCCAAGGGGGAAATCA
- a CDS encoding alpha/beta hydrolase, which yields MDLVYTGKVTGALSQQLVDSYAESLKDPVAARQTDEYTNWKVLYATNRSQERNPEGKIGYANEFDRSLQYGSSEVQISRKNRSDLKSKVIQTIWQGSPAPDGQVEINSLSAVPEVNFFEELNTLIAKSPQKDVLLFVHGFNVNFPSAVQRAAQIANELPFNGAVVCYSWPSQGGVEKYLLDGQVAQASVEPMAQFLETMVKSVPQGTKINIVVHSMGNRVVMRAMNRLPDNFAETKPFQNVVLAAPDVGVSEFRKLAPAIIEQSGRVTLYSGSGDVALVASEAVNQERRAGDSREPLIMEGVETIDVSAVDTSFMSHSYYGSNRAVLSDLFAVLKQNSSATQRKWLVSREFQGHQYWAFDKEPPEIRKVRSASL from the coding sequence ATGGATCTGGTTTACACAGGCAAAGTGACCGGTGCGCTCTCACAACAGCTGGTAGACTCGTATGCAGAGTCTCTCAAAGATCCGGTTGCGGCCCGGCAGACCGATGAATACACCAACTGGAAAGTTCTGTATGCGACGAACCGGTCCCAGGAACGGAATCCCGAAGGAAAGATCGGCTACGCCAATGAATTTGACCGGAGTCTGCAGTATGGATCCAGTGAGGTGCAGATCTCACGTAAGAATCGCAGCGATCTGAAATCAAAAGTGATCCAGACCATCTGGCAGGGATCGCCGGCACCGGATGGACAGGTTGAGATCAACAGTCTCTCCGCGGTTCCCGAGGTGAACTTCTTTGAGGAATTGAACACGCTGATTGCTAAGTCTCCTCAGAAAGATGTGCTGTTGTTCGTACACGGGTTTAATGTCAATTTCCCCAGCGCAGTGCAGCGGGCAGCACAAATTGCTAATGAACTGCCCTTTAATGGAGCAGTGGTCTGTTACAGCTGGCCTTCGCAGGGTGGCGTCGAGAAGTATCTGCTGGATGGTCAGGTTGCCCAGGCCAGTGTGGAGCCGATGGCACAGTTCCTGGAAACAATGGTGAAATCAGTCCCCCAGGGTACAAAAATCAATATTGTGGTGCACAGCATGGGGAACCGTGTTGTGATGCGGGCCATGAATCGCCTGCCCGATAATTTTGCGGAAACCAAGCCCTTCCAGAATGTAGTGCTGGCGGCACCCGATGTGGGCGTGAGCGAATTCCGGAAGCTGGCACCCGCGATCATTGAACAGTCTGGGCGTGTCACCCTCTATTCCGGGTCGGGGGATGTGGCGCTGGTGGCTTCAGAAGCAGTCAACCAGGAACGCAGGGCGGGTGACTCCCGCGAGCCTTTAATTATGGAAGGCGTCGAGACCATTGATGTGTCCGCGGTCGACACCAGTTTCATGAGCCATTCTTATTATGGCAGTAATCGGGCCGTCTTAAGCGATCTGTTTGCAGTGTTGAAGCAGAACAGTTCCGCAACCCAGCGCAAATGGCTGGTCTCTCGGGAATTTCAGGGGCACCAGTACTGGGCATTTGACAAAGAACCCCCGGAAATCAGAAAAGTCAGGTCCGCCAGTCTGTGA
- a CDS encoding polysaccharide pyruvyl transferase family protein: MTFADLISRRSLLILLATLPLFSLSALEAGEDDSKQKTIFMRSGWQTVNIGDIGHTPGTLRYLEEYLPDVKVNLWLHRTTDEVTAMLKQRFPKVNIVQGKMNARGKANNPEMQKAFDESDLFLYNSGMHFNQFWPPPIYIIEACTATNKPLVLYGQSFDGFAPEDEAKMSELLSRAAAIYTRDVESFYYLRKIGVTSPSLAFGPDGCFGIDVRDDKKANAWLNAHDLKPKEFITITLRSNTPKLKATKGTVMNPTQPTKEDIAQNELWTKKLRTVITDWVRTTKKKVLLAPEVDKEIIHAQKMILDQLPEDVKPYVVNRDPFWNVDEAASVYAQAIAVVSMEPHSCIIALSMGTPVMHLASARHGLKRWMFRDIGLSEWLFDIDNEPASQITRALLKIDAKPALSQSKVDRAMHTVNTRSKEMMGEIKEILDQQ, translated from the coding sequence GTGACTTTTGCTGATTTAATCTCTCGTCGAAGCCTGCTGATCCTGCTGGCAACACTCCCTCTGTTTTCTCTTTCCGCACTGGAAGCTGGTGAGGATGATTCAAAACAGAAAACCATTTTCATGCGATCCGGCTGGCAGACGGTCAACATCGGGGACATTGGACATACGCCGGGAACTCTGCGTTACCTGGAAGAGTATCTACCTGACGTGAAAGTCAATCTTTGGTTGCATCGGACCACCGATGAAGTCACCGCGATGCTCAAACAGCGGTTTCCCAAGGTGAATATCGTGCAGGGGAAAATGAATGCACGCGGTAAAGCCAATAATCCTGAGATGCAGAAAGCCTTCGATGAGAGCGACCTGTTTCTCTACAACTCCGGCATGCACTTCAACCAGTTCTGGCCACCGCCGATTTACATCATTGAAGCCTGCACTGCGACCAATAAACCGCTGGTGTTGTATGGACAGTCATTCGATGGCTTTGCACCGGAAGATGAAGCGAAGATGAGCGAACTGCTTTCCCGGGCGGCTGCGATTTACACCCGTGACGTGGAATCGTTTTATTACCTGCGGAAGATCGGCGTGACGTCACCTTCCCTCGCCTTCGGTCCGGATGGCTGCTTTGGTATCGATGTTCGTGATGACAAAAAAGCGAATGCCTGGCTCAATGCCCACGATTTGAAACCGAAAGAATTCATCACCATCACGCTTCGCAGTAATACACCTAAGCTGAAAGCGACAAAGGGGACCGTGATGAACCCGACCCAGCCGACGAAGGAAGACATCGCACAGAACGAACTCTGGACGAAAAAACTGCGGACGGTCATCACCGACTGGGTTCGCACAACGAAGAAAAAAGTGCTGCTGGCACCTGAAGTGGATAAGGAAATCATCCATGCCCAGAAGATGATTCTCGATCAGCTTCCCGAAGATGTGAAGCCTTACGTCGTCAACCGCGATCCGTTCTGGAACGTGGATGAAGCCGCTTCTGTGTATGCCCAGGCGATCGCCGTTGTCTCCATGGAGCCGCATTCCTGCATCATCGCGTTGTCGATGGGAACGCCGGTCATGCATCTGGCGAGTGCCCGTCACGGTCTCAAACGCTGGATGTTCCGCGATATTGGACTGTCGGAATGGCTGTTCGATATCGACAATGAACCCGCTTCACAGATTACCCGGGCCCTGTTGAAAATTGATGCCAAGCCGGCGCTGTCCCAGTCCAAGGTGGACCGGGCCATGCACACGGTGAATACACGATCGAAGGAAATGATGGGGGAGATCAAAGAGATCCTGGATCAGCAATAG
- a CDS encoding sigma 54-interacting transcriptional regulator, with amino-acid sequence MKKHGFKERAILFTGGILAVVYSVIVLGFVTTSPDLRLRAMLDSVQSESGEEGPDGIEIKATPSIKKEGAFSPPKPGDILTKIGEYPIRTFLDFSQVLSKLRDMKLPPGGHLRPQADPTEHDVPYMVEMEGNRFINVEFYSRTDNADGPPTYTLKSAWVQIQAIPSGDVAISLLWFSLELIILAIGAFAYWMRPFDRTTRIFFVMGIITLVAFIGGYNWWIIAGALALNIPFVLAAVLVPAITLHFFITYPRSIPWLAQYPIGLLRAIYSVPVATCTLILACLIYLRLTSHISDGSVELANQDYSPLVFQVVSVLRWAVYSYISVAGIYYLMTLGALLNNYFKSQNPYERNQLKWIAWAGLISIIPVGYSLYLAEFNRTQFALGGAGIPMFLASVSFMAAFVVGIIRYRLMLIDQIISRGMLFYVVSAGISILYATVISLGSLYGTQLNRTPSTNQAISVFLVMLFAISLLLWSRDRVQRLIDRRFFRQKYQLDKALKRMNRAVGRLGDQRSIADRMLTSCREVLQVKSAAIYLLNPERTQFDLLTGFHIENSPSTVPCNPELLEVLEGELAFQRVATGLLKEASPAQQLLRLLGFDFIYNLELDGEFAGFVALGQRTAGSAYSAEDLTFLNAMGQITSIALHSTKIHQDLRRLNEEMRIKVEKIDDQRRLVSVLQSELTSSQEIAERSEPHDVQRGLIKGNSPAIRQVMETVRKVANSESTVLIRGESGTGKELLAQAVHENSSRHEKPLVRVNCAALSPSLLESELFGHVKGAFTGAHEDRVGRFEMANGGTLFLDEIGDISLDTQVKLLRVLQERAFERVGGSETLHVDVRLITATHQNLEQRITEGLFREDLYYRLNVISITLPPLRERRDDIFELAFYFLKRTAHRLGKRISHIDPDAIEALERADWPGNIRQLENVIERAVVLAEEEVITLKDLPADLVSGNRRMPVRVLETKQVRTEPSRRIPLSDVEVISFPGTENQADRQLSEPEQLKQALAECDGNKAQAARMLGMPRSTYYSKLKKYGIG; translated from the coding sequence ATGAAAAAGCATGGATTCAAAGAACGCGCGATTCTCTTCACCGGCGGCATTCTGGCTGTCGTATATAGTGTGATCGTATTAGGCTTCGTTACAACCAGCCCAGACCTGCGTCTGCGGGCGATGCTGGATAGCGTCCAGTCTGAGTCTGGAGAAGAGGGGCCTGACGGGATCGAAATCAAGGCGACTCCCAGCATCAAGAAGGAAGGGGCCTTTTCACCTCCGAAACCGGGTGACATTCTCACGAAGATCGGCGAGTATCCGATTCGGACGTTCCTCGATTTCTCTCAGGTTCTCAGCAAGCTGCGCGACATGAAGCTCCCCCCCGGCGGCCATCTTCGTCCGCAGGCCGATCCCACGGAACATGATGTGCCCTACATGGTGGAAATGGAGGGGAACCGGTTTATCAATGTCGAGTTTTACAGCCGCACTGATAACGCCGATGGTCCACCGACCTATACACTGAAGTCGGCGTGGGTTCAGATTCAGGCGATTCCCTCGGGTGATGTCGCGATCTCATTGCTCTGGTTTTCGTTGGAGCTGATCATTCTGGCAATCGGGGCTTTTGCGTACTGGATGCGGCCCTTCGACCGGACTACACGAATCTTCTTTGTGATGGGGATCATCACCCTCGTCGCCTTTATCGGTGGTTATAACTGGTGGATTATCGCCGGTGCCCTGGCGCTGAATATTCCGTTTGTCCTGGCGGCCGTTCTGGTACCTGCGATTACGCTCCACTTCTTTATTACGTATCCAAGATCCATTCCCTGGTTGGCCCAATATCCCATTGGTCTGCTGCGTGCCATTTATTCCGTGCCCGTCGCGACCTGTACCCTGATCCTGGCCTGTCTGATTTATCTACGTCTGACTTCACACATCAGCGATGGTTCCGTGGAACTGGCTAATCAGGATTATTCCCCGCTCGTGTTTCAGGTGGTTTCGGTCCTGCGCTGGGCTGTTTACAGTTATATCAGTGTGGCTGGTATCTATTATCTGATGACGCTAGGCGCGCTGCTCAATAATTACTTCAAGAGCCAGAATCCCTATGAGCGGAATCAGCTGAAGTGGATTGCCTGGGCAGGGTTGATCTCGATTATTCCCGTGGGGTACTCGCTTTATCTGGCGGAATTTAACCGGACCCAGTTCGCCCTGGGGGGGGCTGGGATTCCGATGTTCCTGGCCAGTGTCTCCTTCATGGCTGCGTTTGTTGTGGGCATCATTCGCTACCGGTTGATGCTGATCGATCAGATCATCAGCCGCGGGATGTTGTTCTATGTCGTCAGTGCCGGTATCTCGATTCTGTATGCAACCGTGATTTCACTGGGATCGCTCTATGGTACGCAGCTGAATCGCACGCCGAGTACCAATCAGGCGATCTCTGTCTTTCTGGTGATGCTGTTTGCAATCTCACTGTTGCTCTGGTCGCGTGACCGTGTGCAGCGGCTCATCGACCGGCGTTTCTTCCGCCAGAAATACCAGCTTGATAAAGCGCTGAAGCGTATGAATCGCGCCGTCGGTCGCCTGGGGGATCAGCGTTCGATCGCCGACCGCATGCTCACCTCCTGCCGCGAAGTGCTCCAGGTTAAAAGTGCAGCCATTTACCTGTTGAATCCAGAGCGAACGCAGTTTGATCTGTTGACCGGATTTCACATTGAAAATTCACCATCGACGGTTCCCTGTAATCCGGAACTGCTGGAAGTTCTTGAAGGAGAGCTTGCCTTCCAGCGGGTGGCGACAGGCTTATTGAAAGAGGCATCCCCCGCTCAACAACTGCTGCGGCTGTTAGGATTCGACTTCATCTACAATCTCGAGTTGGATGGAGAGTTTGCCGGTTTCGTGGCACTGGGCCAGCGAACTGCCGGCAGTGCCTATTCTGCGGAGGACCTGACGTTCCTGAACGCCATGGGGCAGATCACCAGCATCGCCCTGCACAGTACCAAGATTCATCAGGACCTCAGGCGTCTCAATGAAGAGATGCGGATCAAGGTGGAAAAGATCGACGATCAACGGCGGCTGGTCTCTGTGTTGCAGTCCGAGTTAACCAGTTCGCAGGAAATTGCCGAGCGGAGTGAACCGCATGATGTGCAGCGGGGGTTAATCAAGGGGAACAGTCCGGCGATCCGGCAGGTGATGGAAACCGTGCGTAAGGTCGCCAATTCGGAATCGACGGTTCTGATTCGCGGCGAGAGCGGAACCGGGAAAGAACTCCTCGCCCAAGCGGTTCACGAAAACAGTTCGCGTCACGAGAAGCCTCTGGTGCGGGTGAACTGTGCGGCGTTGTCGCCCAGTCTGCTGGAAAGTGAACTGTTCGGCCATGTGAAAGGCGCATTTACCGGCGCACATGAAGACCGAGTCGGCCGATTTGAAATGGCGAATGGGGGAACTCTGTTCCTCGATGAAATCGGAGATATTTCACTCGATACCCAGGTCAAGCTGCTGCGGGTTCTGCAGGAGCGTGCCTTCGAACGGGTGGGAGGATCAGAAACACTGCACGTGGATGTGCGGCTGATTACCGCGACGCACCAGAACCTCGAACAGCGAATTACCGAGGGACTGTTCCGCGAGGATTTGTACTATCGTCTGAATGTGATCAGCATTACTCTGCCTCCGCTTCGCGAACGGCGGGATGACATTTTCGAACTGGCATTCTACTTCCTGAAACGCACCGCTCATCGTCTGGGAAAACGCATTTCGCACATCGATCCCGATGCCATCGAGGCGCTGGAGCGTGCTGACTGGCCGGGTAATATCAGACAACTGGAGAACGTGATTGAGCGCGCGGTCGTGCTGGCTGAAGAAGAAGTCATCACTTTGAAAGATCTGCCCGCAGATCTTGTCAGTGGGAACAGGCGGATGCCGGTGCGGGTTCTCGAAACCAAACAGGTCCGGACTGAGCCATCGAGACGTATCCCGTTATCTGATGTGGAGGTGATCTCTTTCCCGGGCACAGAGAACCAGGCGGATCGTCAGCTTTCCGAGCCGGAACAACTCAAGCAGGCGCTGGCGGAATGTGATGGCAATAAAGCCCAGGCTGCCCGCATGCTGGGGATGCCTCGCAGCACGTATTACAGCAAGCTGAAAAAATACGGTATTGGCTGA
- a CDS encoding class I SAM-dependent methyltransferase produces the protein MKDSTSRFSDRVENYVKYRPSYPEAVLDCLKTHCGLTSESLIADIGSGTGISSQLFLEHHNTVYGVEPNAEMRSAAERLLGAYQNFHSINGTAEETGLPTGKFDIVVAGQAFHWFDQSRARQEFQRILKPGGWGALIWNERRTDTTPFLRAYESLLLEYATDYQDVNHTRITDEDFALFFAPDSFRKFTFQNEQIFDLPALTGRVLSSSYCPNHGDAGYDEMLHQLNVIFEAHQTAGRVRFEYDTNVYLGQFA, from the coding sequence ATGAAAGACAGCACGAGTCGCTTCTCTGATCGCGTTGAAAACTATGTTAAATACCGACCGAGTTACCCGGAAGCGGTTCTGGACTGCTTGAAGACACACTGCGGGCTGACGTCCGAATCTCTGATTGCCGACATCGGATCTGGCACCGGGATTTCCTCTCAACTTTTCCTGGAGCACCATAATACCGTTTATGGTGTTGAGCCGAATGCCGAGATGCGGTCGGCGGCGGAACGACTGCTCGGGGCTTATCAGAACTTTCACAGTATCAACGGAACGGCTGAAGAGACCGGTCTGCCGACAGGAAAGTTTGATATTGTCGTCGCAGGCCAGGCCTTTCACTGGTTTGACCAGTCACGTGCCAGGCAGGAGTTCCAGCGGATTCTGAAGCCGGGAGGCTGGGGAGCTCTGATCTGGAATGAACGCAGAACTGATACAACGCCCTTTCTGCGGGCATATGAATCTTTGCTGCTCGAATACGCCACCGATTACCAGGATGTGAATCACACCCGAATTACGGATGAAGATTTCGCCCTCTTTTTTGCTCCGGACTCATTCCGCAAATTTACATTTCAGAATGAACAGATCTTCGATCTGCCTGCGTTGACCGGGCGAGTGCTCTCGTCGTCTTACTGTCCCAATCATGGAGATGCCGGGTACGACGAAATGCTGCATCAGCTGAATGTAATCTTCGAAGCTCATCAGACAGCGGGCAGGGTGCGGTTTGAATACGATACTAATGTGTATCTGGGGCAGTTTGCCTGA
- a CDS encoding SGNH/GDSL hydrolase family protein, giving the protein MKTLKLIPLLLLYLTTFSQSALAEQDAKKAWQKLVRSPRFNKRPAFQYVKNNPQLPNVLLYGDSISIAYTDATREALKGKANVYRLYCNGGDSSSFIQKMKTMHATMQKDDLNDPWKFDWDVIHFNVGLHDLKYMNGKKLDRVNGTQAISPADYEKNLRAIIAYLKQLAPKAKLIFATTTPVPEGEPGRIAGDAAKYNQIALKVLKDYPEIAVDDLYAFTKPQHAQWWTKPGNVHFNTAGATAQGKEVARVIEQQLKPKQD; this is encoded by the coding sequence ATGAAAACGCTCAAACTGATTCCGCTGCTACTGCTCTACCTGACCACCTTCTCACAGTCGGCCCTGGCCGAACAGGATGCCAAAAAAGCCTGGCAGAAACTGGTTCGCTCTCCTCGCTTCAATAAGCGACCCGCGTTCCAGTACGTCAAAAACAATCCTCAACTGCCGAACGTACTGCTCTATGGAGATTCCATTTCCATCGCTTATACCGATGCCACTCGCGAGGCTCTCAAAGGCAAAGCCAACGTCTACCGTCTGTACTGCAACGGCGGCGATTCCTCTTCGTTTATTCAGAAGATGAAAACGATGCACGCCACCATGCAAAAAGACGACCTCAACGATCCTTGGAAATTTGACTGGGACGTGATTCACTTCAACGTCGGGCTGCACGACCTGAAGTACATGAATGGCAAAAAGCTGGATCGGGTGAACGGCACCCAGGCGATTTCCCCCGCTGACTACGAAAAGAACCTGCGGGCTATCATCGCTTACCTCAAACAACTGGCCCCCAAAGCCAAACTGATTTTCGCAACGACTACGCCCGTGCCCGAAGGAGAGCCGGGGCGGATCGCCGGTGATGCAGCGAAGTACAACCAGATCGCATTGAAGGTCCTCAAGGACTATCCCGAAATTGCCGTCGATGACCTGTATGCTTTCACAAAGCCACAGCATGCCCAGTGGTGGACCAAACCGGGCAACGTGCACTTCAATACCGCCGGTGCCACCGCACAGGGGAAAGAGGTGGCCCGGGTCATCGAACAGCAACTCAAACCGAAACAGGATTAA